A single window of Desulfovibrio psychrotolerans DNA harbors:
- a CDS encoding HD domain-containing protein: MPLKANGKTTGETTGKTLGRAASNAADAQPIQPEQPELPEKPEQETCRCDSPLPDIAAHEAWFTAWSATFLTDCEADNRYIELKRKHTLRVLDNARAILCTLRPEPETARAALLAALYHDVGRFPQYAQYRTFSDQRSVNHGLLGCRTLLREGALNPETPQIRGRVAAAVAMHNRFRVPGGISPVLRFITDVVRDSDKLDIFPVMVSTFTRDGSENDVVTLHLEDRKDAWSQPLVDAVRHRRLASYRDMRYVNDFKLLLGSWVFELNFDASRSLLQERGLVEALLATWPEMPDGEELKGAVRAALAGR; encoded by the coding sequence ATGCCGCTGAAGGCAAATGGCAAGACGACTGGCGAGACGACTGGCAAGACATTGGGCAGAGCTGCGTCCAACGCTGCTGACGCGCAGCCCATACAGCCAGAACAGCCAGAACTGCCCGAGAAACCGGAGCAGGAAACTTGCCGGTGCGACTCTCCGCTGCCGGACATAGCCGCGCACGAGGCGTGGTTTACCGCGTGGAGCGCAACCTTTCTTACCGACTGCGAAGCGGACAACCGCTACATAGAACTCAAACGCAAGCATACCCTGCGGGTGCTGGACAACGCCCGCGCCATACTCTGCACGCTGCGCCCGGAGCCGGAAACAGCCCGTGCGGCTCTGCTGGCGGCCCTGTATCATGATGTGGGCCGTTTTCCGCAGTACGCGCAATACCGTACCTTCAGCGACCAGCGTTCCGTAAACCACGGGCTGCTGGGCTGCCGCACGCTGCTGCGCGAGGGGGCATTGAACCCGGAAACCCCGCAGATACGGGGGCGGGTGGCCGCCGCCGTGGCCATGCACAACCGGTTTCGCGTTCCGGGCGGCATATCGCCTGTTCTGCGGTTCATTACCGACGTGGTGCGCGACAGCGACAAGCTGGACATCTTTCCCGTCATGGTTTCCACCTTTACCCGCGACGGTTCTGAAAACGATGTGGTGACGCTGCATCTGGAGGACAGGAAAGACGCGTGGTCGCAACCTTTAGTGGATGCCGTGCGGCACAGGCGTTTGGCAAGCTACCGTGACATGCGCTATGTGAACGATTTCAAACTGCTGCTGGGATCGTGGGTGTTTGAGCTGAATTTTGACGCCAGCCGCAGCCTGCTGCAGGAGAGGGGGCTTGTGGAGGCCCTGCTGGCCACGTGGCCGGAGATGCCGGATGGTGAGGAGTTGAAGGGGGCTGTGAGAGCAGCCCTTGCAGGCCGTTGA
- a CDS encoding class I adenylate cyclase, with protein MQHTTPTLDDLLARIRQARDRVTEAPAQLKALLEESARAVADFESGQGYSPAQAVPMALAVREMAVQDSAAAMGGLFLRFWLDMPACCWSHAIRHISGISPFAACEPTLNSLPLRHRLLLAHEILRTGTATGKLAGTPQETWCLSLLEQSPMWSFAELLAFLERLHKARRVLNLQIAECLRNIRTAQQCLALVDAPPRPELAIQAATALCVLEVAPGAGTLIKALLSDDDQRISLLLQAIRTNPPYPVAPDLLRTLVQLAQHPQPAIRKDALFTMVVLNVPNLTTIFLAVLRKFTRDRNLFYPALLYLSPEQFSEFLNSMPPKLRQDALGYLLHLFMSGAQDLVSHSLSSAPHLVRALPEEASAALRQFVQTCRKNRYIDPRPGSLRTPRAPRKHARQESAAFFARRRHNPEEAFAQAAARTGRITDLNAQDAWLTEQELSGREIADSSFASASLVNFSFTGCLFRNVSFAEAALVSILFTDCRFEQCDFSGTTLDSCEFENCAFKDTDATSADLVRCTFTACSARQVLFTDAHLHSCTLHETWTDECVFWETSFSRVQLTSSHFQTTDFTRALFFGCTLRGCTFAECTFSHTHLERSKTEHTFSLAGNYSRCAFRQTLSDEPHLLMSAEHERFNALMELATSIPPAAVPKWCRTAEALAEHVLQQVLRFRGVIRSRYRFLRQNSQRTNLVRATLEQRRTDFFILLPLLLQTRLFETRHAPKSRWPLCVISGYAPTHETLQIARNLFGFNPTEEMQPQTGADAPLTADAIYTIGSVGSIAMTGDSDIDYWISLDPQTFTPKAAAALSDKLESISRWAQETFGLETTFFVMNRNAIIGNDFGISDKESSGSAQALLLKEEFYRTALKVCGRDLAWWAMPARADRAAHAALLEQFASLPFRVGDCLVDFGILETIPPEEYFGAALWQIVKAFKNPFKSVMKLGILEAYITSKDDILLCETIKQHIVSGNRSLLKTDPYVTLMRTLQEHYHACGNKESAALLQTAFTAKLHDPTLKAQDNALLTTLRNRALQELYGSGAQLKPQGYEQAKALGDSLNSFFLRSYTALQQQLEAKRIAARISPEDITRLGRKIFAAFAPRKDKVERLPFVNSMGRTIRELMFRKDTTPGKRKKWIAMGLPQGVASRRESFVELKAEAEPVRLMIWLVVNGIYHPDMHVEVDMTMSPIAAQDVSALLQGLYEFFPHKLLETDAEETLRSEKVLKAHCAFNFTLRRDTSVHKEVAVTYVTNWGELFCTHMEVEDPVLMAKSPRSFLAKNLPHAVTMDMTLGFLIPYKSRTPRISTV; from the coding sequence ATGCAGCACACCACGCCCACACTGGACGACCTGCTCGCCCGCATACGGCAGGCGCGGGACCGCGTGACGGAAGCCCCGGCCCAACTGAAGGCCCTGCTGGAAGAGTCCGCACGGGCCGTTGCCGACTTCGAGTCCGGACAGGGCTACTCTCCGGCGCAGGCTGTGCCAATGGCTCTTGCCGTGCGCGAGATGGCAGTACAGGATTCCGCAGCAGCCATGGGCGGCCTTTTTCTGCGCTTCTGGCTGGACATGCCCGCCTGCTGCTGGAGCCACGCCATACGCCATATTTCCGGCATATCGCCCTTTGCCGCGTGCGAACCCACGCTGAACAGCCTGCCTCTGCGCCATCGGCTGCTGCTGGCGCACGAAATACTCAGAACCGGCACCGCCACGGGCAAGCTGGCGGGCACCCCGCAGGAAACGTGGTGCCTGAGCCTGCTTGAACAATCTCCCATGTGGTCCTTCGCAGAACTGCTGGCCTTTCTGGAACGCCTGCACAAGGCCAGAAGAGTGCTGAACCTGCAGATCGCGGAATGCCTCAGGAACATACGCACCGCGCAGCAATGTCTGGCCCTAGTGGATGCGCCCCCTCGGCCCGAACTGGCCATTCAGGCAGCAACGGCCCTGTGCGTGCTGGAGGTGGCTCCCGGCGCGGGCACGCTGATCAAGGCGCTGCTCTCGGATGACGACCAGCGTATCAGCCTGCTGCTGCAGGCCATCCGCACCAATCCGCCGTATCCGGTGGCCCCAGATCTGCTCAGAACGCTGGTGCAGCTTGCCCAGCACCCCCAGCCCGCCATCCGCAAAGACGCCCTGTTCACCATGGTGGTCTTGAACGTGCCCAACCTTACCACCATTTTTTTGGCGGTACTGCGCAAGTTCACGCGGGATCGCAATCTCTTCTACCCTGCCCTGCTCTACCTTTCGCCGGAACAGTTCAGTGAATTTCTGAACAGCATGCCGCCCAAGCTGCGGCAAGATGCCCTTGGCTACCTGCTGCACCTGTTCATGTCCGGGGCGCAGGACCTTGTTTCCCACTCTCTTTCCAGTGCGCCGCATCTGGTCAGAGCACTGCCGGAAGAAGCCTCCGCCGCCCTGCGACAATTTGTGCAAACCTGCCGCAAGAACCGCTACATAGACCCCCGTCCCGGCTCGCTGCGCACTCCGCGCGCCCCCCGCAAACACGCCCGGCAGGAGAGTGCCGCCTTCTTCGCACGCCGCAGGCACAACCCGGAAGAAGCCTTCGCGCAGGCGGCTGCCCGCACCGGACGTATCACCGACCTGAACGCGCAGGACGCATGGCTTACCGAGCAGGAACTGTCCGGCCGCGAAATCGCCGATTCCAGCTTCGCGTCCGCCTCCCTCGTCAATTTTTCCTTCACCGGCTGCCTGTTCCGCAACGTCTCCTTCGCGGAAGCCGCACTTGTCAGCATCCTCTTCACTGACTGCCGGTTTGAGCAATGCGATTTTTCAGGAACCACGCTTGATTCCTGCGAATTTGAAAACTGTGCCTTCAAAGATACAGACGCCACAAGTGCAGACCTTGTCCGCTGCACCTTCACCGCATGCTCCGCACGGCAGGTGCTGTTCACAGACGCACACCTGCACTCCTGCACACTGCACGAAACATGGACAGACGAGTGTGTCTTCTGGGAAACCAGCTTCTCCCGTGTGCAGCTGACAAGCAGCCATTTCCAGACAACAGATTTCACGCGGGCTCTGTTCTTCGGCTGTACCCTGCGGGGATGCACCTTTGCGGAGTGCACCTTCAGCCATACGCATCTGGAGCGCAGCAAAACGGAACACACCTTCTCGCTGGCGGGCAACTACTCCCGCTGCGCCTTCCGGCAGACCCTGAGCGATGAGCCGCACCTGCTCATGTCCGCCGAGCACGAACGGTTCAATGCCCTTATGGAATTGGCAACGTCCATTCCCCCCGCCGCCGTGCCCAAGTGGTGCCGCACGGCCGAGGCATTGGCAGAGCACGTGCTCCAGCAGGTTTTGCGGTTCAGGGGCGTTATCCGCTCCCGCTACCGCTTCCTGCGCCAGAACAGCCAGCGCACCAACCTTGTGCGCGCCACACTGGAACAACGCCGCACGGATTTTTTCATTCTGCTGCCCCTGCTGCTGCAGACCCGGCTTTTCGAAACACGTCACGCGCCCAAATCCCGGTGGCCGCTGTGCGTCATCTCAGGCTACGCCCCCACGCACGAAACCCTGCAGATTGCACGCAACCTGTTCGGCTTTAACCCGACGGAAGAAATGCAGCCGCAAACCGGGGCAGATGCTCCGCTCACGGCAGACGCCATCTATACCATAGGCAGCGTGGGCTCCATCGCCATGACAGGCGACTCGGACATAGACTACTGGATCAGTCTGGACCCGCAGACCTTCACGCCCAAGGCTGCCGCCGCCCTTTCCGACAAGCTGGAGTCCATCTCCCGCTGGGCGCAGGAAACCTTCGGGCTGGAAACAACCTTCTTTGTCATGAACCGCAACGCCATCATCGGCAACGACTTCGGCATCTCGGACAAAGAAAGTTCAGGTTCCGCACAGGCTCTGCTGCTGAAAGAAGAATTCTATCGCACCGCGCTCAAGGTGTGCGGGCGCGACCTCGCATGGTGGGCCATGCCCGCCCGGGCAGACCGCGCCGCCCACGCCGCCCTGCTGGAGCAGTTTGCCTCGCTGCCCTTCCGTGTGGGCGACTGCCTTGTGGATTTCGGCATTCTGGAGACCATTCCGCCGGAAGAATACTTCGGCGCAGCGCTCTGGCAGATTGTAAAGGCGTTCAAAAACCCCTTCAAATCGGTGATGAAGCTGGGCATTCTGGAGGCATACATCACCTCCAAAGACGACATACTGCTCTGCGAAACCATCAAGCAGCACATCGTAAGCGGTAACCGCTCGCTGCTGAAAACAGACCCCTACGTCACCCTCATGCGCACCCTGCAGGAGCACTACCACGCCTGCGGCAACAAGGAATCGGCCGCCCTGCTCCAGACAGCCTTCACCGCCAAGCTGCACGACCCCACGCTGAAGGCGCAGGACAACGCCCTGCTCACAACCCTGCGCAACCGTGCGCTGCAGGAACTCTACGGTTCCGGTGCGCAGCTCAAACCGCAGGGCTACGAACAGGCCAAGGCACTGGGCGACAGCCTTAACTCTTTTTTCCTGCGCTCCTACACGGCCCTGCAGCAGCAACTGGAGGCCAAGCGCATTGCCGCGCGCATATCTCCGGAAGACATCACCCGGCTGGGCCGGAAAATCTTTGCCGCCTTCGCCCCACGCAAGGACAAGGTGGAACGCCTGCCCTTTGTCAACAGCATGGGCAGAACCATCCGCGAACTGATGTTCAGAAAAGACACCACCCCCGGCAAGCGCAAGAAATGGATCGCCATGGGTCTGCCGCAGGGGGTCGCCTCACGGCGGGAATCATTCGTGGAACTCAAAGCGGAAGCGGAGCCGGTAAGGCTCATGATCTGGCTGGTGGTAAACGGCATCTACCACCCGGACATGCATGTGGAGGTGGACATGACCATGTCCCCCATCGCGGCACAGGATGTTTCCGCCCTGTTGCAGGGGTTGTACGAATTTTTTCCGCACAAGCTGCTGGAAACGGATGCCGAAGAGACGTTGCGCAGCGAAAAGGTACTCAAGGCCCACTGCGCCTTCAACTTCACCCTGCGCAGGGATACCTCCGTGCACAAGGAAGTGGCCGTAACCTACGTGACCAACTGGGGAGAGCTTTTCTGCACGCACATGGAGGTGGAAGACCCCGTGCTCATGGCCAAATCGCCCCGCAGCTTCCTCGCCAAAAACCTGCCCCACGCCGTGACCATGGACATGACGCTGGGCTTTCTCATCCCCTACAAGTCACGCACCCCGCGTATTTCCACAGTATAG